Below is a window of Hydrogenimonas sp. DNA.
GGAATAGCGGTAAGAGATACCTCGGAAAAGACTCTGAAGTATATACTGAAATATGTCGATGATATGATACTCGTTGACGACGAAGAGATCGCCAACGCCATTTTGTATCTCCTGGAGAAGCAGAAGCTCGTCGTGGAGGGGGCCGGTGCAGTCGGGGTCGCCGCACTTATACATGATAAAGTAGCGCTTCCGAAAGGCTCGAAGGCGGTTTCTCTTCTAAGCGGCGGAAACATCGATGTGACTATGCTTTCGGTAATAATCGAAAAGGGCCTCCTGAAGTCCTACAGAAAGATGAAGCTGGTCGTGACTCTGGTCGACAAGCCGGGCAGCCTGATGACTCTTACACAGATTCTGAAAGATGCCCAGGCGAACATCGTGCAGATCGGGTACGACAGAACCTCTCTCGATCTGAAGTTCGGAGACGCCTATGTCTCTATCGCCCTCGAGACAAAAGGGAGAGAGCACCAGGAGTTGATTAAAAAGCTGCTGCACGAGCACGGTTTCCGTTTCGAAGAGAAACACTGAAAAGAGTTTCCTGTGTTGAGGTCTGACATATGATAATCGAAAAGCGGCTCGGTTTCCGGCACTCCATAACGGCGATAAAGGCGTTGACCGGCCGTCGTGTGGCTATTGCGGACAGCTCGAATGCAGTCCGTTTTTTTTCTCTCGACCCGATCGCCCTTACTGACGGTTTCAAAACATCACTTCCTTTGAACGATGCTCTTTTGCACGGTGCTGATATTTCCGAAGACGGGAAGTATGTGGCCTTTTGCGTCAAAAAGGAGGGTGTGGCCGTATTCGACGGAGTCAGCAAAAGGCTTCTCTACCGGTTCAAGCGGCATGAAGGAGATGTGGAGAGTCTCTGCATCAGCCGGAAACTCAAATATCTGGCAACCGGAGGCCAGGACGGGAAGACCTTCCTCTGGAGCCTTTCGACCGGCCGTATGGTCGCCTCTTTGCCCCACCACTCCGACTTCGTTACGACGATAGCCTTCAGTCCCAACGGGCAGTGGATCGCGACTGGCAGCTACGACAGGCGTATCATTGTCACAAATATCTCATCTTTGTCGCACGGATACAGACTTAGAGGCCACTCCAAAGCCGTTACCGAGCTTCTCTTTGTGGGCGGTCACCGTCTGATTGCCGGAGACAAAGATGGTGAGATAGCTGTATGGGACTATTTCGGATCGAAAGTGATAAAGAGGTTGAAGAAGATGTTCGACGAGGTCACGGCTCTGAGTGTCACACCCGATGAGAGGTTTCTCTTCGCAGCCGATAAGAGCGGAGTCGTCTCACTATACGATCTGAACAGTTATGAACTTGTCTCCCTGCGATATCTGCGGTATTCCAAACCGGTGAAGAAGCTCTGCTATGCAGCTGAAGGGAACCATCTGGTCGTGGGTCTCGCCGACGGTGAAGTCACCTTCAATGCCCCTCTCAAGGAGAGCCGTCAGATGCGGGAGTATATAGAGTCCGGCGATCTGGAGTCGGCCTACAGGCTGGCGGAGGAGAATCCTCTTCTACGATACAGCGACGAGTATATCGAGCTCGAAGCGTTGTGGAGCGAGAGTTTCTCGAAAGCCATGTCTCTTCTTGAGCTCGGCAAGAAAGAGGAGGCGAAGAAGATTTTGGAGCCTTTTTGTGTGGAGGCTTCGAAGCGGCTGCTTACACAGCAGCTTATAAGCGATTTTTCCGATTTCCAAAAGTTCAAAACTGCCGTTCAGAACAGGAAATACCAGCTCGCCTACTCCATGGCGGCCAAATATCCGATGCTCAAAGAGAACCGTTATTATGAGATGATGGAAAAGGAGTGGAACGAGCTCTTCTCCAGAGCCAAAAAGCTTGCACTGCAAAAGGGGGGTGAAGAGAAGATAAAAGAGCTTCTCAAGCCCTTCAGGGGTATCTCCGGCAAAAGTGTGCTGATTCAGGCTCTATTGAGCGAAAGAGAGGTCTACAGACTCTTTATGAAGCTCGTAAACAAGAGGGATTTCAAAGCGGCAATAGAGCTTGCCAAGCGATACCCTGCCATAATGGAGTTGGAGGAGTATAAAAAGATAGAGAAGATCGCGGATGTTATCGCCTCCAGGGCTATGGCTGAGCTAGAAGACGGTAACTATGCCGAGGCCGCCCGCCTGGCGGTACAGCTGGCGATATTTCCCGATATGAAAGAGCGGGCCGATGAACTGGTCGAGACGGCGAACCTCTACGCTTCGGCCATGCGCTACTTTTCTGAGAAGAACTATGCGGCAATCTATAAAATCTTGGAGCAGCACCCCGTTTTGGAGGAGACGAAAATAGTCCGGAACCTGGAGGAGGTATGGCGGAAAGCGGTAGCAAAAGCGGAGGTTGCTGCTTCGAGGGGCGATGTCGCCGAAATCAGGCGGATTTTTGCCCCTTTCATAACTTTTCCGCAGAAGAGAGCCAAGATTGCGGCTCTTTTGAAGCAGGCGTACCTGGAGCAGATAGAGAGTATGCTTGAGAGAGGAAGGGGAGTTGAGAGTGCGATTATGCGATATATAGAACTCTTCGGGATGGATGACGAGATGAGCTCATGGCTGTCGGAACATGGAATGCGTGAAAATTTCGGTGAAGAGGCACCTAAAGATATAGCGCAGATAGATATAAAATCTCTTCCTGAGAGTATCGCGGCTTGAATACGGTAGCTGTCGACCTCGGCTCGAACACCTTCCGTGTCGTCCAGATGGAGTGCACCTCCCTCGAACCCGTAGCATGGTACGAAAAGATAGTCAGGACGGCCGACGGGCTGCACGAGAGCGGAAAGATAAGCGAAGCCGCCGTAGAGCGCATTCTGGAAGCCGCAAAAGAGGCGAAAGGGGTTATAGACTTATCCCTGCCCACGTTCGCCGTAACCACGGAAGCGCTCAGGAAGGCTTCGAACGCCGAAGAGGTCCTGGAGAGAATAAAAAAAGAGAGCGGTCTAAATTTTCGGATAATCTCCGGTGCGGAGGAAGCGGATTTTACGCTTCTGGCGGTAAAAAAGCGCCTGGAGAAGCTGGGGGTGGAGTCGGAGAGCTTCGTAATGGCGGATATCGGCGGAGGGTCGACCGAGATTCTCTTCTACGAGGCGGGAAGGGTCTGCAGCGGCAGCTTCGGAGTGGGTATTGTGACGGTAGCCCAGAAGTACGGCTCTTTGGAGAAGATAGAAGAGGCTCTTCCCGCAGTTATGGGAGATATATACGAATTTGTCCGGAAGACGAGAGCCGAAGGGTACTCTCCCCGTACCTTCGTCTCCACCGCCGGCACTCCCACCACCGTAGCCGCCATGAAGCTCGGTATGACATACGAGAGCTACAGTGCGAAAGAGGTGAACGGGACCATACTGAAAAGAGAGGATCTTAAAAGGCAATTCGAGAGGCTACTGGCGCTCGACGAGGAGTCTAGGCGCAAGCTGGTGGGAGTCGGCAGGGAGGATCTCATCGCGGCAGGAATTCTGATTTTGGAGCGCCTTTTCGAGGCGGTCGGGTTCGAAGAGACGACAGTAATAGACGACGGGCTTCGCGAAGGGCTTGCCATAGCCGGGTGTCTCGGTATGCTGAAGAATTGGGAAGATAGCTTCACGGTAATTCAGAATCAGAGATAAAAACCCGAGAAGGGTCGGCAAAACTTCTGCGCAGATGTGATCTGCCCTTCGGGACGCTGTAAGGGGGCTGAAAAGCGTTAACTCCTGCGGAACCATTCGGAGACGAACGGTTTTCTTAACGCCACGCTGCCGCTTAAATCGCAAAGCCGGCAGATTTTGTAGACTCCTCTCTATAATCTATTAACTGACCTTTCGCAAAATCTGCACGCCGAACGGGATTTGCCCTGCGGGACGCTGCAAAATATCTAAAAACCGCTGACGCCTTCGGCGCCCTGACGGGCAAGCGCGGTTTTTTGAACGATATTTTTCCGCTTAAATCCAGGGGCTGACAAATTTTACGTAAGGTCAGTCTCTTAATTACGGTACCGGAATTGGTGTAAAATATTTTGTTAACCTGTTTTTGGCTATAATCGGCAAATTTCTTAAGGTAGGAGATACGGCCATGGAGATGACCGGCGCACAGATGGTAATCGAGGCTATGAAGCTCGAAGGGGTCGATACGGTTTTCGGCTACCCGGGCGGGGCCATTATGAACGTTTACGACGAGTTATACAAACAGAGTGATTTCAGGCATATTCTCACACGCCACGAGCAGGCGGCCGTACATGCGGCCGAAGGGTATGCACGTGCCACCGGAAAGGTCGGAGTGGCCTTCGTAACTAGCGGCCCCGGCTTTACAAATGCCGTCACCGGCCTTGCAACCGCATATATGGACTCCATTCCCCTGGTCGTCATCAGCGGCCAGGTACCCATCACCCTCATCGGTACGGACGCTTTCCAGGAGATCGACGCTACGGGAATCAGCCGTTCATGTACAAAGCACAACTATCTGGTAAGAAGCGCCAAGGAGCTTCCGCTCATTCTGAAAGAGGCTTTCTATATCGCCAGCAGCGGCCGGCCGGGACCCGTGCATGTGGACATTCCCAAAGATGTAACAGCCGAGCTGGCGGAGTTCGACTATCCGACGCATGTAGATATACCGACATACAGACCGACCACCAAGGGGAATGTGCGACAGATAAAAAAGGCGGCCGAGGCTATATGCAGTGCCAAGCGGCCCGTCTTCTACCTTGGCGGGGGCATCATCCACTCCGGCAGCGCCGATCTGGTACGTGAATTTGTCAGCGCTACGCAGATTCCGGCGGTCGAGACACTGATGGCGCGCGGAACGCTCCGCCACGACGATCCTCTTCTGCTCGGAATGGTAGGTATGCACGGAACGTACCAGGCCAATATGGCGATGAGCGAAGCGGACCTGATGATAGCTCTCGGACCCCGCTTCGACGACAGGGTTACCGGCAAACTCTCCGAGTTCGCTAAGCACGCCAAAATCATCCATGTGGATATCGACCCCAGCAGCATCGGGAAGCTGGTGGATGTGGACTATCCTATAGTCGGCGACCTCAAAGAGGTTCTGGAGGTGATGATTCCGAAAGTGAAGGAGCAGGTGGACCCCGACAGGTACCAGCCGTGGCGTGAGATTCTGAAGCGTTACAACGAGATTCATCCGCTCAGGTATGAAGATAGCGACAAGGTTATAAAACCGCAGTGGGTCATAGAGCGTGTAGGGGCCCTTCTGGGTGAAGATGCGGTAATCAGTACCGATGTGGGGCAGCACCAGATGTGGACGGCACAGTTCTATCCGTTCTCCTTTCCCCGCCAGTTTATTACAAGCGGCGGGCTGGGAACCATGGGTTTCGGTTTTCCGGCGGCGATGGGAGTGAAGCGGGCTAGGCCGGACAAGATCAGTATCAACTTCACCGGCGACGGCTCCATTCTGATGAATATACAGGAACTGGTGACGGCAGTGGAGAGCAGGCTGCCCGTTATAAATATAATTCTGAACAACCACTATCTGGGCATGGTCAGGCAGTGGCAGACCTTCTTTTACGACAAACGGTATGCGGAAACCGATCTCAGCTTCCAGCCCGATTTCGTCCGTCTCGCGGAAGCCTGCGGCGGCATAGGCTACAGGGTCGAGACCAAAGAGGAGTTCGACGAAGCCCTGAAGGATGCAGTGGACAAAGGGGTCGTCGCGATGATTGACGTTATCGTCGACCGTGACGAAAATGTACTGCCGATGGTACCCAGCGGCGGGACGCTCTACAATATGATGCTGGAATTCAAGGATTGAACATGAAAGTTGAAAGAAGAATCATTTCGGTAATAGTCCAGAACGAACATAGTGTACTTGCACGTATTACGGGGCTTTTCGCGGCTAGAGGGTACAACATAGAGGCGTTGACGGTGGCGCCGATACCGGATACCGACATGTCGCGCCTGACTATCGAGACCAGGGGAAACGTCCGTGTCATTGAGCAGATAATCAAGCAGCTTCACAAGCTGATTCCAACCTTCAAAGTGATAGAGCACGAGGAGATGATCGAAAAGGAGATGGTGATGATGAAGTTCCCCATCAACGAGTCTCTCTCCAATATTCAGGCCCTCTGCGAGGCCTATAACGGCGGAATCGCGAATGTGAGCAGCCAGCATATCATTACCATGGTGGCCGATGAGCCCAAAAGGGTCAGACACTTCATAGAGGCGGCACAGCGCTTTCACCCGGTGGAGATAGTCCGCGGAGGCGTTGTCGCTATGGAGCGCGAATGAGGCTTACCGAACTTGCCGGGGCGATAGGGGTAGACTACCGGGGCGAGGAGCGGGAGATCAGCGGCCTTGGAACGCTAAAAAACGCCGCGGGGGATCAACTCAGCTTTCTGGACAACCCAAAATACCTCAAAGAGCTGGCGCATACCTCCGCTGCGGCGGTGCTTGTAAGCCCGAAATATGCTGATGCCGTCCCGGCGGGAACTATCGCCCTCGTCGACGAAGAGCCCTATCTCAAGCTGGCGATGGCAAGCGCCTTTTTCGCTCCGCCGCCTATGAAGAGAGAGGGAGCCGAGCCGGTTATCGGAGAGGGCAGTGAAATCGCGCCGGGAGTATCTTTCGGCAAAGATGTCGTAATAGGAGAGGGTGTTACGATAATGCCCGGCTCTTACATAGGAGACGACACCGTAATCGGCGACGGAACTCTCATATACCCCAATGTAACCATCTACAGAAAAACGGTGATAGGCAGAAACTGCATCATACATGCAGGTACCGTCATAGGCAGCGACGGATACGGCTTCGCCCATACCAAAGAGGGAAGGCATGTAAAGCTTCACCAGCTTGGAAACGTCGTGGTGGAAGATGATGTCGAGATAGGTGCGAACTGTGCCATAGACAGGGGTGCACTCGACTCAACCGTCATAAAAGAGGGTGCAAAGCTTGACAATCTGGTACATGTCGCGCACAACTGCGAAATAGGTGAATATTCGCTAATTACAGGCCAGGTAGGACTTTCCGGCTCCACGAAGCTGGGAAGAAACGTTGTTATGGGTGGACAGAGCGGTACCGCCGGACATCTGGAGATAGGCCCTTTCGCCACCATCGCGGCAAGGGGCGGGGTTACGAAGTCGGTAGAGGGTTCGAAGGTATATGCCGGGTTCCCGCTGATGGAGCACAAAAGGTGGCTGAAGCTCAACGCGATGCTCTCAAGACTTCTGGAAAAGAAAAAGTGATATAATAGAGTCCATGCTCCGTAGGGACCTGCGGGTTCGCTCCGGGTCTGTACGGGACAAACTTGAACTGTTCGGGAGATATATGATGAAAGAAGCGCATCTGATAAAAGAGATTCCTCTCGCCTCTACGGAGGATGGGGCGATAACGGTGGCTACGGTCAAGGAGCCTTACGGTCAAAACTCCTCTCCGATAGTCAGCCTTGGAATCTGGCTTTCAAAAACGAGTGAAGAGCCTGACTGGAAGGTACACATACCCGTCGAGAATCTCGATGATGTGATCGAAGCGCTCAAAGAGGCGAAAAAAGCGCTTTAATTACTACTGACAATACGCAATACACGTAACATTGGTTAAATGGAGAATTTGGTACAATTGCGTTTCCAAAACCCTGAAAGGATCGCAATGAGATTTGCCAAAGGTTTCAGAGGCAGATACTTTACACTTGCAGCTATCGCCGCGACTGTGAGCTCTGTACAGATACATGCACAGGATACACAGGCGGTACAGCTCCACAAGATTGTAGTATCTGCCGCAAATACCGAGCAGGAAGAAGAGGATGTGACCGGCGATATTACGGTCATTACTGCAGATGAGATTCAGGAGAGAGGCTATACGACTCTCAAAGAGGCGTTGGCGTCGGTTCCCGGAATCTCTTTCACTTCAAACGGCGGCTTCGGCCAACCCACTTCAATTTATCTTCGCGGATTGAACTCGGACCAGACACTCGTACTTGTCGACGGTGTACGCGCCAATGACGTAACCGGTCTCAACGGTGCGCAGTTCGAACACTTCAGACTGGATAACGTAGAGAGGATAGAGGTTGTCAAAGGGCCCCAAAGCGGTGTGTGGGGTGCCGATGCGAGCGCCGGGGTCATAAATATCATCACAAAAAAGAGTTCCGGAAAGAGTGTCGCCTACGGCTTCAAGTTCGGGAGTTATAACAGTAGGGACTTCCACCTTTCAGCCGGTGACAAGATAGGAGCTTTCGACTACTCCCTGTCGCTCTCATCTTTCGAAACAGACGGCTTCTCCGCAGCGGAGCCGGGGCATAGCTCGCCGCTCTACGGCACAAGAGGCGACGATCTGGGTTATGAAGAGGATGGCTACCGAAACAGGAGCTACACACTTAAAACCGGTTACGATTTCAGCCGAAATGACAGGCTGGAGGCTTCGTTGACGGCTATAGACGCCGTAGTACATTACGACTCCATCGATTTCGCCACAGGTAAGACGGTCGATGCACCGGACGGACCGTTTACGCTCAACAAGATAAGAGAGAGATTCTACCGGGCGGCATACATACGCAATGATGGCAGAAACAGCGCGAAACTCTTCTACAACTTTTCAACGTTCAACCGCTCCCAGTACGGCGGATACAGCGGCCATGTGAAAGAGGCGGGGATTACAGACAGGTTCGACTATACCGAAGAGGGCTTCATCCAGGCGGGCGGCGGTTATCAGAGCTTTTACCAGGGGCTCTCCGGAGGAACGGCTCTTTCGAAAAGCTATGCGAACAGATACCTTTTCGCTACCAACAGCAACAGGCTGTTCGGCGGGAAGACTCTCCTTACAGAGAGTCTCAGGTACGACAACTATACCGCATTCGACAACAGGCTCACGTATAAAGCGGGCTTAAAACACTCCGTTTCGGATCTCTTTGCAATTCTAGCCGACTACTCGACAGGGTACAATGTCCCTACGCTCTACAGGCTCTACGGCAGCTGGGTAGGAAACCCGGATCTGAATCCTGAAAAGAGCTCCGGGTTCGATGTCGGGCTGGAGTATCGCGGTTTCAAGCTGATCTACTACAGCCAGAAGGTGAAGGATCTGATCGCTTACAACTACAGCACCTTCAAATACTACAACGTACCGGGAGAGTCTGAATTCAGCGGTGTCGAAGCCTCCTACAGGGGTGTTGTGCTCGATATGGTCTCCTACGATCTCGGCTATACACACATCATAAAGGCCAAAGATGCTTCCGGGGCCGATCTTGCCAGGAGGGCTTCCGACATGTTCAGCTACTCCCTTACATGGTTCCCTACAGATGAGCATACGGTAAACCTGAACGGCTACTATGTAGGAAAGAGATACGACGATGCGGCCAAAACCGTTCAGACCGGCAGATACAATGTTACTAACCTTTCGCTCAGGCACAACTTCGCCGAAGGCTATAGAGGGGAGATAGAGATTAGAAACATCTTCGACAGGTTCTACCAGGAGGTAGACGGATACGCTACGGCGGGCCGTTCATTTTATATAGGAATCAGCGCAAGATATTGATATGAAGAGCGCACGGGGTTTCAGGGGCAGATACTTCACTCTTGCCGCCATACAGGCTTTAAGTAGTGAAAAGAGGCTTCACGCTTTAGAGAGCTCTTTCGTCTCCCGTGCCGCTATTTCTACCCTGTTCGCCGGCAGAGAGTCGGACGACCCTCCCGATGAGGAGTTCGAATCTGATTGTGCCGGCGGCCGAAGAAGAGACGATTCGAAGCCGTGCCACTGCAACTGCTATTTCAGAAGAGTCGCATGGCTCCTTTTCCATCTGAGTAAATTCTTCAGGCGCTCTCTGTGCCGCTGCCGTAAAACCAAAACCGGACTGGCTCCTCCACCTCTCACCGAAATGAAATAGATTAGGTCGGAATCGTAACCGATGTTTCGCAATCTGTCCCGTAAAAACTACGTTTGAACCATTTTGCGTGCAACATCGGATATTGAGTTGAAGCGGCGGCAGAGGTTGCTGCTGCGCTTTTTTGCCGTAATATCGGCATTTTTTTCGAGAGGAGAGAATTGTGTCAAATAATTATAGAAGCTGGGTTACCGGTTTTGCAAGAATAGGTGAGCAAAGAGAGCTCAAGAGGGTTCTCGAGAGCTATTGGAGAGGTGAGAGCGGATTCGATGATGTACTGGAGGTTTCGGATATGCTCAAAAGGAGGCACTGGAACTATCAAAAGAGTGCCGGCATAGATGCTATAAGCGTAAACGACTTCTCCCTTTACGATCAGACTCTGGACATGATAGAGATACTCGGAGTAATACCGGAGAGATTCAGGGACATAAACGATAAGAGGGAGAGATACTTCGCGATGGCGCGGGGTGATGCCGACCATACGGCGATGGAGATGACTAAGTGGTTCAACACCAACTACCACTATATCGTTCCCGAACTCTACAGCGGGATCGGCTATAAGATAGATATCTCCAAAATCGCTGAAGAGTAC
It encodes the following:
- a CDS encoding WD-40 repeat protein, translating into MIIEKRLGFRHSITAIKALTGRRVAIADSSNAVRFFSLDPIALTDGFKTSLPLNDALLHGADISEDGKYVAFCVKKEGVAVFDGVSKRLLYRFKRHEGDVESLCISRKLKYLATGGQDGKTFLWSLSTGRMVASLPHHSDFVTTIAFSPNGQWIATGSYDRRIIVTNISSLSHGYRLRGHSKAVTELLFVGGHRLIAGDKDGEIAVWDYFGSKVIKRLKKMFDEVTALSVTPDERFLFAADKSGVVSLYDLNSYELVSLRYLRYSKPVKKLCYAAEGNHLVVGLADGEVTFNAPLKESRQMREYIESGDLESAYRLAEENPLLRYSDEYIELEALWSESFSKAMSLLELGKKEEAKKILEPFCVEASKRLLTQQLISDFSDFQKFKTAVQNRKYQLAYSMAAKYPMLKENRYYEMMEKEWNELFSRAKKLALQKGGEEKIKELLKPFRGISGKSVLIQALLSEREVYRLFMKLVNKRDFKAAIELAKRYPAIMELEEYKKIEKIADVIASRAMAELEDGNYAEAARLAVQLAIFPDMKERADELVETANLYASAMRYFSEKNYAAIYKILEQHPVLEETKIVRNLEEVWRKAVAKAEVAASRGDVAEIRRIFAPFITFPQKRAKIAALLKQAYLEQIESMLERGRGVESAIMRYIELFGMDDEMSSWLSEHGMRENFGEEAPKDIAQIDIKSLPESIAA
- a CDS encoding exopolyphosphatase, whose product is MNTVAVDLGSNTFRVVQMECTSLEPVAWYEKIVRTADGLHESGKISEAAVERILEAAKEAKGVIDLSLPTFAVTTEALRKASNAEEVLERIKKESGLNFRIISGAEEADFTLLAVKKRLEKLGVESESFVMADIGGGSTEILFYEAGRVCSGSFGVGIVTVAQKYGSLEKIEEALPAVMGDIYEFVRKTRAEGYSPRTFVSTAGTPTTVAAMKLGMTYESYSAKEVNGTILKREDLKRQFERLLALDEESRRKLVGVGREDLIAAGILILERLFEAVGFEETTVIDDGLREGLAIAGCLGMLKNWEDSFTVIQNQR
- a CDS encoding acetolactate synthase large subunit — translated: MEMTGAQMVIEAMKLEGVDTVFGYPGGAIMNVYDELYKQSDFRHILTRHEQAAVHAAEGYARATGKVGVAFVTSGPGFTNAVTGLATAYMDSIPLVVISGQVPITLIGTDAFQEIDATGISRSCTKHNYLVRSAKELPLILKEAFYIASSGRPGPVHVDIPKDVTAELAEFDYPTHVDIPTYRPTTKGNVRQIKKAAEAICSAKRPVFYLGGGIIHSGSADLVREFVSATQIPAVETLMARGTLRHDDPLLLGMVGMHGTYQANMAMSEADLMIALGPRFDDRVTGKLSEFAKHAKIIHVDIDPSSIGKLVDVDYPIVGDLKEVLEVMIPKVKEQVDPDRYQPWREILKRYNEIHPLRYEDSDKVIKPQWVIERVGALLGEDAVISTDVGQHQMWTAQFYPFSFPRQFITSGGLGTMGFGFPAAMGVKRARPDKISINFTGDGSILMNIQELVTAVESRLPVINIILNNHYLGMVRQWQTFFYDKRYAETDLSFQPDFVRLAEACGGIGYRVETKEEFDEALKDAVDKGVVAMIDVIVDRDENVLPMVPSGGTLYNMMLEFKD
- a CDS encoding acetolactate synthase small subunit yields the protein MKVERRIISVIVQNEHSVLARITGLFAARGYNIEALTVAPIPDTDMSRLTIETRGNVRVIEQIIKQLHKLIPTFKVIEHEEMIEKEMVMMKFPINESLSNIQALCEAYNGGIANVSSQHIITMVADEPKRVRHFIEAAQRFHPVEIVRGGVVAMERE
- a CDS encoding UDP-3-O-[3-hydroxymyristoyl] glucosamine N-acyltransferase; amino-acid sequence: MRLTELAGAIGVDYRGEEREISGLGTLKNAAGDQLSFLDNPKYLKELAHTSAAAVLVSPKYADAVPAGTIALVDEEPYLKLAMASAFFAPPPMKREGAEPVIGEGSEIAPGVSFGKDVVIGEGVTIMPGSYIGDDTVIGDGTLIYPNVTIYRKTVIGRNCIIHAGTVIGSDGYGFAHTKEGRHVKLHQLGNVVVEDDVEIGANCAIDRGALDSTVIKEGAKLDNLVHVAHNCEIGEYSLITGQVGLSGSTKLGRNVVMGGQSGTAGHLEIGPFATIAARGGVTKSVEGSKVYAGFPLMEHKRWLKLNAMLSRLLEKKK
- a CDS encoding outer membrane vitamin B12 receptor BtuB; translated protein: MRFAKGFRGRYFTLAAIAATVSSVQIHAQDTQAVQLHKIVVSAANTEQEEEDVTGDITVITADEIQERGYTTLKEALASVPGISFTSNGGFGQPTSIYLRGLNSDQTLVLVDGVRANDVTGLNGAQFEHFRLDNVERIEVVKGPQSGVWGADASAGVINIITKKSSGKSVAYGFKFGSYNSRDFHLSAGDKIGAFDYSLSLSSFETDGFSAAEPGHSSPLYGTRGDDLGYEEDGYRNRSYTLKTGYDFSRNDRLEASLTAIDAVVHYDSIDFATGKTVDAPDGPFTLNKIRERFYRAAYIRNDGRNSAKLFYNFSTFNRSQYGGYSGHVKEAGITDRFDYTEEGFIQAGGGYQSFYQGLSGGTALSKSYANRYLFATNSNRLFGGKTLLTESLRYDNYTAFDNRLTYKAGLKHSVSDLFAILADYSTGYNVPTLYRLYGSWVGNPDLNPEKSSGFDVGLEYRGFKLIYYSQKVKDLIAYNYSTFKYYNVPGESEFSGVEASYRGVVLDMVSYDLGYTHIIKAKDASGADLARRASDMFSYSLTWFPTDEHTVNLNGYYVGKRYDDAAKTVQTGRYNVTNLSLRHNFAEGYRGEIEIRNIFDRFYQEVDGYATAGRSFYIGISARY